GGATTTCCACCCCCGGAGTCCCGGGCACGAAGAAGGGGGCGCCCGGCCGCAGGGAGACATGCTGGATGTGATAGGTGGGCCAGCGCCGCCGGCGGAACTCCGCCAGCAGGGCCTGGGCCTGGAGGGCGGCCTCGTTGATCCCCACCAGCTCCATCTTGCCGCCGGGGAAGTAATCGTTCTGGATATCGATTAATAACAAAGCTTTTTTCATACGCCTCCTTCGTCACCACCTTCACACCTTACTTGATAAGGGCTTTTAAAAAGAGGCACCCTTTTTTGAAATTGCTTTTTCTGGTACTCGTCCAGTTCAATTAACTGGCCGTCCAAATCTTGGAAGAAATATTCGAATATTACGTTTTTCCCACTAATTTGCTTTAGCCTTTTAGCAGCTTTATCCCAAGATTGCAGAAGCCCGTTTGCAATATAATTTGTATAGATTCTCTCCCTTTCGCCTTGCTGTTTCACAATGAAGAGTTTTTTCAAATGAAGTTCACCATTAGCGGCTACAGAAATTTCTGTGACAACGCAAAAGTGATCAATTAAATTTAAATCGGATTCTTGGCATCGGTTTCTACTCCATTCCCAAGATGACGAGTGGGAGCATTCAACCTGCCCTGCGCGGCTGGATCGCGTGGCTGCTCTGGACGTCGGGCGTACTTTTGCGCTGGGCATGCGGTTTCTATCATCTCTATTGGCGCGTGTTGCTGCCGGTTTCCGCGGCGCTCGAGCTCACCGGGTTTGCCATTTTCCTCTACTCGGTGCGAAGCCATCGCCCAGCCAAGCCTGGCAACGAGAACCAGCGCATTCCTCTGTGGATCGTCTCTGTGCTGATCGGGACCGCCGGCTTTGGCGCTGCGTTGCTGCTGAACTTAATCATCGCGATTTACGTCAGCATATACAACACCGGGCCTGCATTCCCGCTCATCTTTGAGGCGCGCTTTCTGTTCCTGGTCGCCTATGCCTTCATTGTTCCCACAGTCTGGGGATTCAGCGCGCGGTGGTTGCCGGTCTTCCTCGGCCTAAAACCGCTGCAAGAACGGGCGCTCCGTTACGCTCTCTCGTTCAGCATCGCGGGAGTGCTGCTGGCCGTGGCCGGCTTCACCCAGGCTGCGCACTGGGTCATCGCGGTTGCGGCGGTCGTTGCGGTTGCGGCCTTTCGTTTCCTCGAACAGCCAATTCAAAAAGCAAAAATCGCTGGAGTCCATGCGTCATTTCCCGCGTTTGTGCGGATTGCCTACTTGTGGCTGATAATCGCCGCCGTGGTCGGAATTTGCGGCGTCTATTTCGACCACGCTCATGGATGGATTGGCGCTTCACGCCATGCGCTCACCGTTGGCTTTGTTGCCACCATGGTATTTGCCATTGGCCAGCGAGTACTGCCCGCCTTCGCGGGAATGCGTGTGCTGTACAGTCCGCGACTCATGTTGACATGTCTGCTGTTGCTGAACACAGGCTGCCTGTTGCGCGTAAGCAGTGAAATTCTGGCCTATGAAAACTACTGGCTGCCGGCCTGGAAAATTTTGCCGGTATCTGCAATCTGTGAACTGGCCGCAGTCACTGTGTTTGCTTTGAATCTGCTTCTCACCTTCAGGCAGCCGCCAGCTCATTTGCGGCCCGCTGTCGGCCAAGTCCCGTCCTCATAGTTCCGGCCCGATTTTTTTTCGGCTGATCTTTTTTCCGAGTGATCTGTGTGGCTGAAAGTCTTTTGGGGCTGGCCATCGTGATGCGTCGGCCATCCTTAAGGCTGGCTTGCAGAAGAAAGTGTCAGCAAAAACGCGCTCTCTTCCAGAGCGTCCACGCTGTGCACTACGCTGGGAGCAAGTGTAAGTAGTTGACCGGGCCGAAGATCAAACCTTCCGTTCGCTGTGTGGAACCGGATATCGCCACGAAGAACATGAAGGCAGATTCGAGCGTTCGTCTTGTGGTCTTCCCATCGGCTTCCGGCCCTCATCGTGATTAGCACGATCCGAAACTCAGGGTGCTTGACCAGCATCTTCGATTTGCGGCCCGATTCCTCGGACGACGCTCCCGCCTGCAGCCGGGCGATCTCCCGGTTTAAATCGACTTGGTTTAGATCGACCTGGTTTGAATCTACCTGGTTTAAATCACTCACGGCTCCATCCTCAATCGTGCCGGCATCGTTCGGCTTCGGCTCTCCCGTGATTAACAGTATCTTTCTGGTCCTTTCGAATGGCATCCAACGCTATCGCGCTTGGGTTAATTGCGGCCGGGTTTGATCTTCTTGTCGAAGTTGATCACGTAGAGCACCAGCAGACCGTTGATTACGAAAACCACCGCGGATCCAAGCGCGGCATACAGCGGTATTGTCTGTTGGTGACGCATGAGCGCGTCAACCGAGGCGGCCAGAAGCCAGAGTTGCACTACAACGCCGATGCCTATCAGTACCAGCAATGCCGTGAAGAGTGTGGTTCCCTGTGCCTGGCGGTTGTCCATCACACTTCCACTCCTATGGCGAAAATCTCATTGCCCTGCTGCTCCAGCTTGATCCGTGGCAGTGGCCGCGTTGGCGGACCGGCATACGGCCGCCCTTCATCCACAGTGAAATAACCGTGATGGCAAGGACAGAACAGAGCATTCTCTTTCTCATTGTGTACCACGGCACAGGAGAGATGTGTGCACACCTGTGAATACGCAACCAGATCACCGTTGCCCTGGCGGACAAGAATGCAGGGATCTTCTCCTGTTGGATAAGAAAATAGTTTTGATCCACCAACGGGAATGGAAGAGGCAAGGGCCACCCTGGATCGCGGCATTTCCGATGCTTTAACGATGTGGGGAATTCCTGCGAGTACGGCATTCGCTCCGGCAATAGTAAGTGAACCCAAAGCCAGGAACTTGACCATTTCCCGCCGAGTCACATAATTGTCACTCTCCCACTCCACGGGAAAATCCTGCCGCCACCGCGCATCTTTCTTCTGCTGCTTCTTGCACTCAAAACATTCGTCCTGCTCTTTATTCTTTTCTTCAGGCATTTCAGTCTCCCATGAGCAGGTTAGCCACGTCGTATTCGTCTGTGGCGGTCGTTCCAATCTGCTCAATTGTCACATTTATCTTTTGTACGTTCCGTGGGACCAGCACATTCACCTTGGTCCGAACGGTCTCGCCACCAAACTGCCAGTCGCGAATGGCCATTCCCTGCCGGGTGCGTTCAATGTTTTCCCGCGTAGTAAATGTGAGCGCGCCGGAAGGACAAACCGTAGCGCACATGGGCCGCTTGCCCACGCTGGTGCGGTCATAGCACATATCGCACTTCATCATCTGGTTTATCTCTGCCTTGTACTTGGGTACGCCAAACGGACAGGCCAGCACGCAGTTTGAGCAGCCAATGCAGCGCGGTTTCAAGGAACTTTGCACAACGCCGTCCGGCGTCTTCTTGATCGCATCCGCCGGGCAGACCTGCGCGCAGATGGGATCTTCACAGTGCATGCAGACCTGGGGCGCGGTCTGTACGCTGTCAGGCCGCATGATGGTCTCAAGATGGATGAGGGAGACACCGCGGTGCGTGTCGCACTCTTCACACGCCTGCACGCACGCCTTGCAGCCGATGCAGCGCGAATAGTCAATAAAGAACTCCAGGCCATTTGTGCCGTTCATCGCACTCCCCCGGCTTCCACTTCCAGTTCAGCAATGGCGTCATGCGGCTCCGGCACTTTACTCACACGCACGGCACAGATCTTGTACTCGGGAATATTTGAGATCGGGTCAATGGCGCGCACCGTCATGTTGTTGGCGGCCCGATCAAGCGGCCAGTGATATGGGATAAACACCGTATCAGGACGAATCGTCTTCACCACGCTTGCTCGCACGGTCACCGATCCGCGACGGCTTTCAACTTTCACAAAGTCCCCTTCCGCAATGCCCAGCTTGGCCGCCAACTGGGGATGCATCTCACACAAAGGTTGCGGATACTGGTCCACCAGAGCGCCAATTCTGCGCGTCTGCGTTCCGGAGAGATAGTGGGAGACCACGCGGCCGGTCGTAAGAATGATGGGATACTCTTTGTCCGTCTCTTCGGTTGCTGGCTGCCACTCCACCGGCTGAAAATGGGCTTTGCCGTCCGGATGATTGAACTTGTTGCCTTCATAAAGCCGGGGCGTTCCCGGATGATCGGCAGACGGACAAGGCCAGCAAACGCCGTACTCCCGGTCAATGCGGTCCCAGGTAATCCCGTAATAATCGCAGACGCCGCCTTTGGACGCGACGCGCAGCTCATCAAATATTTCTTTAGGGGAGTCAAACGTAAATTTGCCGCCTTGACCCAGGCGCGCAGCTATATCGCAAATAATTTTCCAGTCCACGCGCGCATCGCCCGGAGGATCTACGACTTTCTTATGATGGATCACACGGCCTTCCACATTGGTGGTGGTGCCTTCATCTTCTTCCATCAGAGAACCTGCCAGCACCACATCCGCATAGCGCGCCGTCTCAGACATGAAGAAATCAATCTGTGAGAAGAACTCCAGTTTCTCAAAGGCCTCGCGGATGTAAGAATTGTTGGGCAGTGAGACCATGGGATTGGAAGAGATTGCCAGCAATCCTTTGATTTTGCCGGCATGAATGGCCTCAAAAATTGGGATGATCGAAAGCCCTTTGTGAGGAATGGTTTCTTCCGGCACGCCCCAGATGCCGGCGATGTACCTGCGATGCTCGGGATTTTCAATATCGCGCCCGCCCGGAAGCTGGTCGCATTTCTGACCCTGCTCTCGGCCGCCCTGGCCATTACCCTGGCCGGTGATCATCGCGTAGCCACAGCCTTCCCGTCCGATTCGTCCCGTGGCCACCACCAGATTGATCGCCGCCATGCAGTTCAGTACGCCTTTGGTGTGGTGCTCAATACCACGCGCATGCAGCAGAAAGCTGGTGGAAGCTGGCCCCCAGATTTCCGCGGCCTTTACGATCATGCTGGCCGGGACGCCCGCAATCCTGGAAGCATACTCCGGCGTGTACTTCCGAACTGTCTCTTCGACCTGTTCCCAGCCCGTGGTGTGCTGTGCGATGAATTCACGATCAATCCAGCCGCGCTCGGTCATGATGTGCAGCATGCCGTTGAAGACTCCGATATCGCCGCCGGGACGCACCGGGATGTATAGATCGGCATTGCGGGCAATCGGTGTCATGCGCGGGTCCATCACAATCACCTTGGCGCCGTTTTCTCGCGCCTGCCACAGATAATTTGTCGTGATGGGCGCGCACTCGGCGACATTGGCCCCGGCTATCAGAATGGCCTTGGCCAATGGAATATCACTCCAGGGGTTCGCTGCGCGATCAATCCCAAAAATCTTTTTTGAAGCCGCCGCGGCTGAGACCATGCAAAGCCGCCCGTTGTAATCGATGTTGGCGGTCTTCACTGCCACACGGGCAAACTTGCCCATGAGGTAGGCCTTTTCATTGGTTAAGGAAGCCCCACCCAGCAGCGCAAAAGAATCGGGGCCGTAGGTTTGCTGGATGCGCTTGATCTCACCAGCAACTTTATCCAACGCTTCATCCCAGCTCACCGGCACAAAACCTGTGCCCTCTTTGCGCATCAGCGGCGCTTTCAGGCGATCACGGTGCTCATCCTGCATGTATCGCTTGACGCCCTTAGGGCAGAGCCGGCCCTGGTTGAAAGGAAAATCTTCCCATGGCTCAAAGCCGATGACTCTGTTGTCTTTTACCTTGAGCTGAATGCCGCACTGCTGTCCGCAGAAACAGCAGTGGGTTTTGACAATACGGTCCGGTTCGACCTCGGCATTCCATCCGTGTGCGGGAATCCGGTTCAGCGTGGGGCCGAACTGGGACACCAACTCGGGGATTGTTACTGGTGGTTTGGCCATATACCTCCGGCTGGTTGTGAAGCGGCAGCGCGCGTGCCTTGTTCGCGCCATTTTTCGTCCTGCGCCATGGCAAGCGATTTG
This region of Terriglobia bacterium genomic DNA includes:
- a CDS encoding isochorismatase family protein, yielding MKKALLLIDIQNDYFPGGKMELVGINEAALQAQALLAEFRRRRWPTYHIQHVSLRPGAPFFVPGTPGVEI
- a CDS encoding AraC family ligand binding domain-containing protein; its protein translation is MSDLNQVDSNQVDLNQVDLNREIARLQAGASSEESGRKSKMLVKHPEFRIVLITMRAGSRWEDHKTNARICLHVLRGDIRFHTANGRFDLRPGQLLTLAPSVVHSVDALEESAFLLTLSSASQP
- a CDS encoding Rieske 2Fe-2S domain-containing protein, which produces MPEEKNKEQDECFECKKQQKKDARWRQDFPVEWESDNYVTRREMVKFLALGSLTIAGANAVLAGIPHIVKASEMPRSRVALASSIPVGGSKLFSYPTGEDPCILVRQGNGDLVAYSQVCTHLSCAVVHNEKENALFCPCHHGYFTVDEGRPYAGPPTRPLPRIKLEQQGNEIFAIGVEV
- a CDS encoding 4Fe-4S binding protein; this encodes MNGTNGLEFFIDYSRCIGCKACVQACEECDTHRGVSLIHLETIMRPDSVQTAPQVCMHCEDPICAQVCPADAIKKTPDGVVQSSLKPRCIGCSNCVLACPFGVPKYKAEINQMMKCDMCYDRTSVGKRPMCATVCPSGALTFTTRENIERTRQGMAIRDWQFGGETVRTKVNVLVPRNVQKINVTIEQIGTTATDEYDVANLLMGD
- a CDS encoding molybdopterin-dependent oxidoreductase translates to MAKPPVTIPELVSQFGPTLNRIPAHGWNAEVEPDRIVKTHCCFCGQQCGIQLKVKDNRVIGFEPWEDFPFNQGRLCPKGVKRYMQDEHRDRLKAPLMRKEGTGFVPVSWDEALDKVAGEIKRIQQTYGPDSFALLGGASLTNEKAYLMGKFARVAVKTANIDYNGRLCMVSAAAASKKIFGIDRAANPWSDIPLAKAILIAGANVAECAPITTNYLWQARENGAKVIVMDPRMTPIARNADLYIPVRPGGDIGVFNGMLHIMTERGWIDREFIAQHTTGWEQVEETVRKYTPEYASRIAGVPASMIVKAAEIWGPASTSFLLHARGIEHHTKGVLNCMAAINLVVATGRIGREGCGYAMITGQGNGQGGREQGQKCDQLPGGRDIENPEHRRYIAGIWGVPEETIPHKGLSIIPIFEAIHAGKIKGLLAISSNPMVSLPNNSYIREAFEKLEFFSQIDFFMSETARYADVVLAGSLMEEDEGTTTNVEGRVIHHKKVVDPPGDARVDWKIICDIAARLGQGGKFTFDSPKEIFDELRVASKGGVCDYYGITWDRIDREYGVCWPCPSADHPGTPRLYEGNKFNHPDGKAHFQPVEWQPATEETDKEYPIILTTGRVVSHYLSGTQTRRIGALVDQYPQPLCEMHPQLAAKLGIAEGDFVKVESRRGSVTVRASVVKTIRPDTVFIPYHWPLDRAANNMTVRAIDPISNIPEYKICAVRVSKVPEPHDAIAELEVEAGGVR